In one window of Tumebacillus algifaecis DNA:
- the pfkA gene encoding 6-phosphofructokinase, whose product MHKIGVLTSGGDAPGMNAAIRAVVRKAIFHGLQVAGIKRGFQGLIQGDIIDMDLGSVGDIIHRGGTMLFTARSDEFRTEQGREKAFQQVQEHGIDGLIVIGGDGSFRGAKLLSDMGVPTIGIPGTIDNDIPCTEFTIGFDTAINTVIDLVDKIRDTATSHERTYVIEVMGRNAGDIALVAGVSVGAESILIPEEKYDMIKVVEKLKRGAARGKKHSIILVAEGAGKGFAIGEVIRELTGWETRVTVLGHIQRGGSPSAFDRMLASKMGAYAVDLLKAGERAKMVGTMGGQLQATDITEALATPRKPDLTLYHLADALSI is encoded by the coding sequence ATGCATAAAATCGGGGTGTTGACCAGTGGCGGTGATGCGCCGGGCATGAATGCGGCGATTCGTGCGGTGGTGCGAAAAGCGATTTTTCACGGATTGCAAGTCGCGGGGATCAAGCGGGGCTTTCAAGGGTTGATCCAAGGCGATATCATCGACATGGATCTCGGTTCGGTCGGCGACATCATCCATCGTGGCGGAACGATGCTGTTTACGGCGCGTTCGGACGAATTTCGAACGGAGCAGGGTCGTGAGAAAGCGTTCCAACAAGTACAAGAGCATGGGATTGACGGGTTGATCGTGATTGGCGGCGATGGTTCGTTTCGTGGAGCCAAACTGCTGTCCGACATGGGCGTGCCGACAATCGGAATTCCGGGCACGATCGACAATGACATCCCCTGCACCGAATTTACAATCGGCTTTGATACGGCGATCAACACGGTGATCGATCTGGTAGACAAAATCCGCGACACCGCCACCTCGCATGAGCGCACCTATGTGATCGAAGTGATGGGGCGCAACGCAGGAGATATCGCGTTGGTAGCAGGCGTATCGGTTGGTGCGGAGTCGATTTTGATTCCAGAAGAGAAGTATGACATGATCAAAGTTGTGGAGAAATTAAAACGCGGGGCAGCGCGGGGCAAGAAGCATTCGATCATCCTTGTAGCTGAAGGAGCGGGCAAAGGGTTTGCGATCGGTGAAGTGATTCGCGAACTGACCGGATGGGAAACGCGGGTGACTGTGCTCGGACACATTCAGCGCGGGGGGTCGCCAAGTGCGTTTGACCGGATGTTGGCGAGCAAGATGGGTGCTTATGCGGTCGATCTGCTCAAAGCGGGTGAGAGAGCTAAAATGGTTGGTACGATGGGCGGACAGTTGCAGGCGACCGATATCACCGAAGCGTTGGCCACGCCGCGCAAGCCCGATCTGACTTTGTATCACCTCGCCGACGCGCTCTCAATTTAA
- the pyk gene encoding pyruvate kinase gives MRRTKIVCTIGPASESVEMLKTLIQNGLDVARLNFSHGTYDEHAARIQNIRQAAKETGKAVAIMLDIKGPKIRTGLVKNGAVELHNEAAIILTTEQIEEGDEHRISISYDGLPEDVQPGSILRIDDGLIGLVVEKVENTEIHCRVTNGGMLKNRKGINAPGVKLRIPSVTEKDIADIRFGIEQGVDIIAASFVRKASDVLDVRRILEEANVHKDIISKIEAEEALDMIDEILAVTDGVMVARGDLGVEIPTEEVPLVQKMLIQKCNSLGKPVITATQMLDSMERNPRPTRAEASDVANAIFDGTDAIMLSGETAAGKYPSEAVATMAQIAKRAEEALFNNLVPSRRNIMPAEANVTDAMSLAVSTIADDLKATAIVTATSSGHTGRKVSKHRPTTPIIAVTDSEEVARRLMLSWGVYPVVSRTAKTTDEILAISIQGALDSGYVKHGDLIVITAGVPVGQPGTTNLLKVHTIGEILAKGQGIGQKAISGRVLSSNKSEELMKIEEGDILVTHSTDRDVVPAMERAAAVITVEGGLTSHAAVVALHLGKPVIVGVENGTELLKTGMIVTVDSKSGLIYEGVAHVI, from the coding sequence ATGCGAAGAACGAAGATCGTTTGTACGATTGGACCAGCCAGCGAATCGGTGGAAATGCTGAAGACACTGATTCAAAACGGATTGGATGTCGCGCGGCTCAATTTCTCGCACGGAACGTACGATGAACATGCAGCCCGTATCCAAAACATCCGCCAAGCGGCGAAAGAAACGGGCAAAGCTGTCGCGATCATGCTAGACATCAAAGGACCGAAGATCCGCACTGGACTGGTGAAGAACGGAGCGGTCGAATTACATAATGAGGCTGCGATCATCCTGACGACCGAGCAGATCGAAGAAGGCGATGAACATCGCATCTCCATCTCGTATGACGGCCTGCCAGAAGATGTGCAACCAGGCTCCATCTTGCGCATTGACGACGGTTTGATCGGGTTGGTGGTCGAAAAGGTGGAGAACACCGAAATCCATTGTCGCGTCACCAACGGCGGTATGCTCAAAAACCGCAAAGGGATCAACGCACCGGGGGTCAAACTGCGGATTCCGAGCGTCACTGAAAAAGATATAGCAGATATCCGCTTTGGCATCGAACAGGGAGTGGATATCATCGCTGCTTCCTTCGTGCGCAAAGCGTCCGATGTGCTCGATGTGCGCCGTATCTTAGAGGAAGCGAACGTACATAAAGATATCATTTCGAAGATCGAAGCAGAGGAAGCGCTCGATATGATCGATGAGATCTTGGCGGTGACTGATGGCGTGATGGTAGCACGCGGCGACCTTGGCGTCGAGATTCCGACCGAAGAAGTACCGCTTGTGCAAAAGATGTTGATTCAAAAATGCAATAGCCTCGGCAAGCCGGTAATCACAGCCACGCAAATGCTCGATTCGATGGAACGAAATCCTCGTCCGACCCGCGCCGAAGCGAGCGACGTAGCAAACGCGATCTTTGATGGTACCGATGCGATCATGCTGTCCGGCGAGACGGCTGCAGGCAAATACCCGTCCGAAGCGGTCGCGACGATGGCACAGATCGCCAAGCGTGCGGAGGAAGCTCTGTTCAACAACCTCGTGCCGTCGCGTCGCAATATCATGCCAGCGGAAGCGAACGTGACCGACGCGATGTCGTTGGCCGTTTCCACGATTGCTGACGATCTCAAGGCAACTGCGATCGTCACGGCGACTTCAAGTGGCCACACCGGGCGCAAAGTGTCGAAGCATCGCCCGACGACGCCGATCATCGCGGTCACCGACAGCGAAGAGGTAGCACGCCGTCTGATGCTGTCCTGGGGTGTATACCCGGTCGTGTCGCGCACCGCGAAGACGACTGACGAAATTCTCGCTATCTCGATTCAAGGGGCTCTCGATTCGGGTTATGTCAAACACGGTGACCTGATCGTGATCACCGCAGGTGTTCCGGTCGGCCAACCGGGCACGACCAACCTGCTGAAAGTGCATACGATCGGTGAGATTCTCGCCAAAGGCCAAGGTATTGGTCAAAAGGCGATCAGCGGACGCGTCCTTTCCTCGAACAAATCGGAGGAGCTGATGAAAATCGAAGAAGGTGACATTCTCGTCACGCACTCCACCGACCGCGATGTGGTTCCGGCGATGGAACGTGCTGCAGCGGTGATCACCGTTGAAGGCGGCCTGACTTCACATGCGGCAGTTGTCGCTCTGCATTTGGGCAAACCGGTAATCGTCGGCGTTGAGAACGGTACGGAGCTGCTCAAGACCGGGATGATCGTCACCGTCGATTCGAAATCAGGTTTGATTTACGAGGGCGTTGCCCACGTTATCTAA
- a CDS encoding DMT family transporter has translation MEQDKKLPVSPLVFLIIGVLAVSFSAIIIKWSTAPAAILGLYRLLFTFLLLGPFLLTKAARQEVKTLSLRTWALIALSGVFLAFHFILWIGSLKYTTVASSTILITLQPIFVMVMAYLTLKERTSWQAWAGAGIAMIGSTFIGWGDLQISGTALWGDLLSLLGTLVISGYLVIGQYLRGAMSSMVYSLLVYVFAIFVMFFYCIGEGYSLVDYSGREWFLFALLAVIPTVFGHTLFNWLLKYVSATTISMAILGEPICATILAYLLLGEAVTWAQWIGGGIIMSGIWLFLSTQKRQGAKPTTPKGFTG, from the coding sequence ATGGAACAGGACAAAAAACTGCCCGTTTCGCCACTCGTTTTCCTGATCATCGGCGTGCTCGCCGTCTCCTTTTCGGCGATCATCATCAAATGGTCAACGGCGCCTGCCGCCATCCTTGGACTTTATCGACTCCTGTTCACGTTTCTTTTGCTCGGGCCCTTTTTGCTGACCAAAGCTGCGCGGCAGGAAGTGAAAACGCTGAGTCTGCGCACATGGGCGCTGATTGCGCTGTCCGGCGTATTTTTAGCGTTTCACTTCATTCTTTGGATCGGATCGCTGAAGTACACGACGGTGGCAAGCTCCACAATCCTGATTACGCTACAGCCGATCTTCGTCATGGTGATGGCCTATCTCACCTTAAAAGAACGCACGTCATGGCAGGCGTGGGCCGGAGCGGGAATCGCCATGATTGGAAGCACGTTTATCGGCTGGGGTGATCTGCAGATCAGCGGCACTGCGCTGTGGGGAGATCTGCTGTCCCTGTTGGGCACGCTTGTCATCAGCGGCTACTTGGTGATCGGGCAGTATCTGCGCGGCGCGATGTCGTCGATGGTCTACTCACTGCTCGTCTATGTCTTTGCGATTTTCGTCATGTTTTTCTACTGCATTGGGGAAGGCTATTCTTTGGTGGATTACAGCGGTCGGGAATGGTTTTTGTTTGCATTGCTCGCTGTGATTCCAACCGTCTTTGGGCACACGCTGTTCAACTGGCTGTTGAAGTATGTCAGTGCTACGACGATCTCGATGGCGATTCTCGGCGAGCCGATCTGCGCCACCATCTTGGCCTACCTGCTGCTCGGGGAAGCGGTCACATGGGCGCAGTGGATTGGTGGGGGGATCATCATGAGTGGTATCTGGCTCTTTTTGTCCACACAAAAGCGTCAAGGAGCAAAGCCGACGACCCCTAAAGGTTTCACAGGGTGA
- a CDS encoding acyl-CoA thioesterase: MAEFYEVELRVRYQETDQMGVVYHANYLNWFEVGRTEWLREYGLSYRSLEEQGWLLPVTEVWCKYHASAKYDDLVRVKVWIDALNKIRMIFGYEVTRASDGEKLVSGKTEHVFINGEGQVQRINRILPDLYELMTQKARTAT, encoded by the coding sequence ATGGCTGAATTTTATGAAGTGGAACTGCGCGTGCGCTATCAAGAGACCGATCAGATGGGCGTCGTGTACCATGCTAACTATCTGAATTGGTTTGAAGTCGGCCGCACCGAGTGGCTTCGTGAGTATGGACTTTCCTACCGCAGTCTCGAAGAACAAGGCTGGTTGCTTCCGGTGACAGAAGTGTGGTGCAAATATCATGCCTCAGCCAAATATGATGATCTGGTGCGGGTCAAAGTCTGGATCGACGCGCTGAACAAAATCCGCATGATCTTTGGCTATGAGGTGACCCGTGCATCTGATGGTGAAAAGCTGGTCAGCGGCAAAACGGAGCATGTCTTCATCAACGGCGAAGGCCAAGTGCAGCGAATCAACCGCATTTTGCCAGACCTGTACGAATTGATGACTCAAAAAGCGAGGACTGCCACATGA
- a CDS encoding FxsA family protein codes for MMRIFLILIIVVPALEIFTMIQVGQVIGGWQTFLLIIGTSVLGAYLLKVQGRSTWRQINRDMEMRVLPGDSLLDGACVVVGGTLLLVPGFLSDIVGLLMLLPGLREIPKHLIKLYLMRMMQKGNFSIYRKF; via the coding sequence ATGATGCGCATCTTTCTGATCTTGATCATCGTTGTTCCGGCGCTAGAAATTTTCACAATGATTCAAGTAGGTCAAGTCATCGGCGGCTGGCAGACCTTTCTTCTGATCATCGGGACGTCGGTGCTCGGTGCCTATCTGTTAAAAGTGCAGGGCAGAAGCACTTGGCGGCAAATCAACCGCGACATGGAGATGAGGGTGCTTCCCGGCGACTCACTGCTTGACGGCGCCTGTGTGGTGGTCGGCGGCACGCTGTTGCTTGTGCCAGGATTTCTCAGCGACATCGTCGGGCTATTGATGCTGTTGCCCGGCTTGAGGGAAATTCCGAAGCACCTGATTAAGTTATACCTGATGCGAATGATGCAAAAGGGGAACTTTTCGATCTATCGCAAATTCTAG